The Diospyros lotus cultivar Yz01 chromosome 11, ASM1463336v1, whole genome shotgun sequence region GtggggttattttggaaatatgATTGATGCTCGACAAATGAGACATCACAGGTGACAATGAATTTTCTTGTAGGAGGatgataacatttatatccttgttGTGTTGGAGAGTATCCAATAAAGATGCACTTGATGGCTTTAGGATCCAATTTTGACTGAGGTTGATTTTTATGTATGAAAACAGTGCAGCCAAAAATCTTAAGAGGAAGAGAGTTCAAGACTCTGGTATGATGGGGAAAGTTCTCAAGGACATTCAAGGGTGTTTGAAATTTCAGAACTTTGGAAGGAAGTCGATTAATGAGGTAGGTTATAGTGAGAACCGCTTCACCCCAATAAGTATAGGAAACTGATTTTGTAAACATCAAAGCCCTAACTGTCTCAAGGAGGTGACGGTTCTTTCGCTctgctaccccattttgttgaggattGTATGGACAAGAGCTTTGGTGAATAATACCATGCTCGAGGAGGTATTGATTGAAGTCATTAGAAAAGTATTCTCATCCATTATCAGTCCACAAGATGTGTATAGCTTATTGAAAGGCATTTTGGACCATTTGGTGAAAACTTTTGAATAAAGAGTATGCTTCGGATTTGTCCTTCATTAGAAATATCCAGCTAACCCTAGTATGGTCATCTATGAATGTAATGAACCATCTAGTGTTAGTGAGATTAGGAACCCTAGCTGGCCCCCACACATCGCTATGAATCAAATAAAACGGTTTTGAGGGTTTATAAAGGTGATTCGGATGAGAACTCTTAGTGTGTTTTGCAAGGATACAATTCTCACACTGGAAATGCTGAATTTTATTTCTGGAAAATGATGGGTACAAAAAACAAAGATACTCAAAACTAGGATGGCCTAATCTTTGATGCCATAACACAATGTCCAATCTGAAAAAGTAGCTAAAGAAGATTGAAAATAAGACCTAGTTCCAGTAGAATGATCAGGACTTGAGATCTGGTAGAGCCCCCTGCTttcctcagcactgccaatcatcttcctcgatGATaggtcctgaaaaacacaagaAGATTGAGAAAAGATCAGTGTGCAGCCTCTTTCTCTTGTTATTTTACTCACAGACAGCAAGTTACATGTTAAATTTGGGACATATAGAACTGATTGTAACACTAATCTAGATATGTATGCAGTCCCTCTTCCCTTAGCCATAGAAGTTGTACCATCAGCCATAATTGTAACTATTCCTTGACCACTTGgttcaaaattaaacaagagTTTAATAGAATCTGTCATATGGTCTGTTGCACCAGTATCTACAATCCAACTGGTTGATTTGGACGTTTGAGAGAATAGGGAATAGCTTGTGTTACTTGTTTTTGCTAGGGAAACAGCTGGGGGGTTTTCACTTTCTACTTTCTGCATTTTTGTTTGACTAAGAAGGTGTTGTAGGGCTTCAATTTGGTTTACAATTAGGAAGATATTTGTTGGAGTCCCTTTTTCAGCCTCAGTTGCATATGCAGCTGGTCCTCCTCGCCTTTGATTCCTTGGTTTCCATCCTGCCGGTTTACCATGAATTTTCCAGCAAGTTTCCCTAGTATGATAGGGcttgttgcaatggtcacaccacTACCTATCTTTCTGGAGTTCACCATGAGATGCTGTAGGCTTCATCCGATAACTGTCTAGGGCAGAATTTTGAGTATTTACCTCATAGTTTGAGTGAACAGAAGCTGATAACATAACCTTCCTCCTGCTTTCTTCACGCCTTACTTCAGCAAAGGCCTCACGCATGGATGGAAACGGCTTTGTCCCGAGCAATCTTCCTCTTACTTTATCCAATTCAGGATTCAAGCCATGAAGGAAATCGAAGACTCGCTCTTTCTCCACCATCTTGCTATACTTTCTGCCATTCTCTGAACATTCCCACCTGATCTCATAAAAGAGATCCATCTCCTGCCATAAGGTTGTTAGAATGTTAAAGTATGTTGTAACTGAATTAGAGCCTTGCCTGGTGGTTCGAATATTTGATCGGATTTGGAAGCTTTGGGCGGTGTTCTCTAAGTCAGAGTAAGTCTCCTGAACTGCTTGCCATATTTCGCATGCTGATTTGTAGAACAAATAAGTCCGTCCGATGCTAGGCTCCATGGAATTAATCAGTCATGCCATGATGATGGCATTCTCAGCCTCCCACACACCAAAATTGGCTGCATCAGAGCTGGGCTTTGGGATATCCCCTGTCAGGTAGCCTTCGCATCCCCTTCCACGGATGACCAACAACACGGATTGGAACCACTCTCTAAAGTTGGTTCCATCCAATTTGTGTTGGGTGATATGAAGCGAGTGACTCTCAGTTGCCATCGGGTAGGTTGGAACTTGGGTGGTCCTCGTTGTGGCCAGAAGGAGATTCGAAGCTGTGCTGGCTGACGGATTTTCTGCCATGTCGCGATCGGAAGCGTATGAACTAGAGTTCCAGCGCTCAGAAGGCACAAGTaccaggctctgataccatgctGAAATCCGTATGGAATGAAACTAATTCCACCGTGTATCTCTTCACTAGTTTAAGGAAATATATACAATAAATCTCCTAAATAATCTCCAAGAATAACTCCTACTTATCTCCTATTTTTTAGGAATAgattttacaatatttaaatactaatttacagattagttttgataaataattgcTTGTTGATAGCCTTTATCTAGAGCCCATCTCCTCCTTATCTTCCAACAGAAtcaaatataattcaaatgtATATCTGCCAAATGCATTGAATTGCATTATGTGAGACTACGATATGCACAACTAAtataaaatggaaaaagatTAATAAAAATGGCTACATAATGGATTTATTTCATAACATGGAGTAGACTCCATAAAGAACCTCCAGCTTGCTTCAAGAACctcatgaaaattttatatctaATCACAAAGAAGGCTATTGAAGGAAAATGTACAGCTTATTACCACTTTTATCCAAGCTCCTTGTTGAGCATTTCTAAAATGGTGAATGCTGCTTTCTGAAAATTTTCCTTCTGTTCCTCCAAAATTCTCTTCCTCTCAATAGAATCGTCTTTGAGCTTTGCTATCTCTTCCATAATTCCACTGGAGTTTTCATCAATTTCGCTGTGGAGATATCATGAAAGGAAGTAGTAATGAAAACAAACATtggcatgaacaaatatagacTCAAAATGTATTTAGtgagcaaaatatatatatagtctcaAAATGAGTGTATACAATATACTGTTGCTTCAAACATTGTTCTGAGGATTACTACAATTAAAACAACAAAGGAACAGTGAGACACGAACAGAGAGGTtttgtatgtatgcatgtgtgtgtgtgtgtgtgtgtgtgtgagagagagagagagagaaggattataagcaattcaaattgaaagaagaatgaaaaataagatGTTAATGAACGAAAAAGGGAGAAGATACTATTGGTAATGAACCAGAAGATGTGctgaacaaaatgaagaaattttgaAGTAAGCACTTAACCTCTGATCTCTCAGATAATAGCAGTGTTATCAGCAGAGATGAGGAGAAGGAGAGGAAAAGACAATGGATGGAGTGAGCCATTATCATTTTAGGTATAGCCTCCCAAGAAATAAATTCATCTTTTCTTTCCATTGGTTATTGCATTAAGGCTAGGAAACAATTGTTTTTCCTAAAGTAAGCACCGCTTATCAACTCACTTAATCATCTTAAGCATGTTCTCCACTGCTACTTGCACCTGCTGCGAGAGATCTGCAGTCATTAAGAGTATGAAGATAGTTTTACACCAGCAgaagtaaaattaaaagaaaactaaaagacTTACTTAATCCTCGtagaatttgtaaatttaaaaattctaaaaccaACATAATTGAACAGAAACTATTAGCATGACCAGTATACTAGAAATGTTAGATAGCAGATAAAACATTTGAAAATATATGTTCTTGGATATAACAGTGATTTAGGACAACCACATGTCAAACTTTCTACGACGGAAACCAACCTATCACTACTTCGAGACAACTAAAGTCCACAGAGTATTGAATGAGATGAGAATGTCCTACTGAACAAGTTAACCATTCAGTTCTTATCTCACACAATATTCTGTGCACTTCTTATCAAGTGCGATCCTACAGATCTCGCACAGTTCACTTAACTTTCTAAAACAAAACCACTTCGATTACATGTTTAATACAAATTACTAACAACGCGGATTAGCAAAAGAACTTGCACATCAGCAATGCATAATAACGAAACATAACAATCTTAAGTATTTTATTCGAAAAGAGAAACAAGGAGAAGTAATCACGGTGAATCATAAATGTCGACAAATTCGCGCAAGCTCTAAGCGGCTAAAACTAAGAATAATTGCAGATTTACAGAACACAGTGTTCTAGAGTCCAAATTGAACTGATTAGGGCGCGAATATCCACGTCAATCAATAGAGAAAGGAAGAATACATATTCCACCCAGAGGTTTGTGTGttgagagggagggagagagagagagagagaaccgaAGACGAGAGAGAAGAGCTGAGATTCAACTTCTGGAGATGGAAGGCGTTGGCCTTCGGAGGGAGACGGTGAAGACGCCATTGCCGCATTCGAAGGTTCCATTACCaatatagagggagagagaaatgaggcGCGCTTGATTCGATTTGTGGTgattttaaatactttaaataatttataggtGTCAAAACGTGCGTTGTGGACCGCATGGCCCAATCAACGGTCTCGGGCCGTGCCTAGAGCCCATAACAGCCTATGGGCCTCCAGACCTGATAAGTATAAAATATACTGTAAAAAAgttgtaattataaataaatataaaataaaattatttttagtctaGACTacacttattttttatagtcaaaatattttaaatatatttaataaaatatataagaataagtatatttttctaagtaaattttaaatataatgaaattttgttgtaaagataaaagtggtttcaattttattataacttaGTTTCATGTTTAAATTTCATCAAATAATTAtgatttaacaaatatataaaataaagaacaataaaaaaaggcaattgtcaATAACCATCATCGATAGCTACTCCTAGCAACCTAGCTAGCAATGGGAAAATCGATCGTtgggttctttttctttttcaaaaatagtttaattttcttctaaattgcttttcttttaatttctcaaaatatttatgTCAAGCCATtgcttctttattttaattttttttattttatatattagtaaCATGATAATTATTTAATGAGTAACGTTATTTATCTAAGCTGCAGATCCATCTCCAATCTAgataaatagtattatttttgtttagtataatttgacataatttttaaagaaaaattaaattataataaagttaaaatatgaGGTACAATTAAAGAACAAGAAAACTTTCAATAAGAGATAACACCAAATAGAGAATCTTcttaattaatagaatatatattattttggaaacgGATCAAAGAGAGTCAGAatacattgtatttattgagTTCATCAACTACTCTTCTGAGTAAGGAAAAAGGAATCttcaacaaataaagataagTTAGTCCATTCCAACACTTCTCCATGCATACATCCATAAAATAATTGAGACCAGTGCGTCTGGTCTCAATTATTGAGTTATTAATAGTATAGACCAATGGTTTAGAGATTATGAGTTTGAAATCTTATGAAttaggttaatttttatttttaaacaagatGTATACTCTATTaataagttttataaaatgGATTATTAGATTTTATGTACGAGCATTATAGTTCTCGTATGAACTAGACCCTCAAATCGAAAGGGCTAAACCAAGTTGATGGACTGCAATAAAatggatttaaaatttttacttgtTGATTGTTAAATCGTATAATTCAGTTTGAATTACCTTCACtggattttttttatgcattataGAGGTATTAACTTAATACTTTGGTGCATTGTAACTTGTGCTATGTGCAATATTCTTTTCCGTTTTCAAATTTGGGACTGActcaatcattttcttttttttttcttgttaattaataaatggcATGATCCTACCCGACTTTGATTAAGTTGGTGCGTAAGTTACCCTCAAGAGCATAGTGCTGTGATTCGAGATATATACGAAAAGTTTATTTACTCTCATGTTTACGGTGCATCCGTGTTCAACTTTTAGCTATTGCGTACTTCTTGATCTACctcatttatcattttttggGGTTGAGCGGTAAGGACACTCATAAGGGGGTGTCATCCTTAAGTTGGTGCGTAAGTTTCTgcaaataaaaacaagaaagagtgaaataaataaaaatataatttttttgtaaatatatttttaatgtgaaaattataaaaaaaaatatatttaattaaatattaataaattttatcattcattcaatatatataaatacaagttaCTTTTATCTCGAATGTGATCCTCAAgacaataaatacaaaattgctTTCATCTTTAATATAGTCATGAAAtataaacacattttttatattttttaatattacaaaacagtcccaaaatatttttaaaattatgaaaataacctgaaaatatattttttgtatttttaaaaatgttcctaaaataaaaaatatttttaaaatgtcaaaataacactattttgatatttatgtaCCGTGGAGGTTGGTGCTAACTGctaactttaaaattataattttgattataactaaattatatttgagttcATCTAAATTGAACTAactcaatttataaatatttacaatattAACAAAGATTTGGTATAGAATTCACAATGGGTTAAGTATCGGGGCTTGCATGCCTCATCACTACATGATGCACGAAAACGGTTCAAGGATATTGTTTCGAGAATTTCGAGatgtttttcattttggaaaCGTCAAATATGGGTCGAAACATTTTTTGgacaatttttgtaatttgcgAAACATTTCATGAGTGTTTCGCAAATTACAACAAATTGTTAAAAATGCGTTTTTCCAGCCATCGATGCAAATTCGTCTCTAGCTaccaactatatatattattttattgtctCTAGCTaccaactatatatattattttattttcttcaatattatttttcaaagcacCTATCATTTAGCCCTGAATCTAAT contains the following coding sequences:
- the LOC127812509 gene encoding uncharacterized protein LOC127812509; the protein is MEPSNAAMASSPSPSEGQRLPSPEVESQLFSLVFDLSQQVQVAVENMLKMINEIDENSSGIMEEIAKLKDDSIERKRILEEQKENFQKAAFTILEMLNKELG